The DNA segment CAGATACTGGATATTAGCCGGAACACGATCGCCACCATCCTGCCGGGCACGTTCCgggagcagctgctgctcaaGTACTTGGATTTGAGTTTGAATTCTTTGCGCACGGTAAGTACGGTTTGCTGGGTAGATAGGTTTCACTTCCAAACATCACTCCTGAATGATGCCCTGTTTGCATTCACAGATCGAGGACGACGCGTTCGAAGGGTTGGACAATCTGCAGACGCTCATTCTGCGCGACAACAACATCCTCTTCATCCCGGGCAGTGCGCTTGGTCGGCTGCCGAAGCTGTCCAACCTCTATCTCGACTTTAACCGGGTCGCCGCCCTGTCCTCCAGCATACTGAAGTCGATCCAGCCGGAAAACATCCGCTACCTGTCGCTGTCGCGCAACGTCATCCGCGAGCTGCCGGGCGACAGCTTTGCCGCGTTCCGCAAGCTGATCTATCTGGACATTTCCGGCAACAGCCTCGGCGTGATCGGCGAGGACACGTTCAAGGGGCTCGAAGGGACGCTGCTCGAGATCAAGCTGTCGTTCAACAGGATCGCCTCGCTGCGCAAGTTCGTGCTGCCGAAGCTGCGCCGGCTCGATCTCAGCGCGAACAGCATCGACGATCTGGCGATCGACTCGTTTCATAGCCTGCACAACCTGCTCTACCTGAACATGAGCGGCAACGAGCACGTCGGGCAGGTGACACGCACCATGATCTACCCGCTGACGAAGCTGCAGGTGATCGATCTGAGCCACTGCGGGCTGAAGATGCTGCAGGCGGACCTGTTCCACAACAACACCGACCTGCGCATCGCGCTGCTCAACCACAACCAGCTGCGGGTGATCGAGGAGGGCACGTTTCTCAACCTGAACAACCTGTTCGATCTGTCGCTCGCTGGCAACGGGCTGGAGCAGCTGCGGCCCCGCTCCTTCGTCAACACGGTCAACCTGCGCACGCTCAACCTGCGCCAGAACGCGCTGCAGGAGCTGCGCGCCGACATGTTCACGACCGAGACGGCGCTCGAGGTGCTGGACGCGTCCGACAATGCGCTCAAGAGTTTCGCCACCAACACGCTCAAGATACATCCGCGGCTGCGCAAGGTGCTGCTCGCGAACAACCGGTTGGAGGTGTTCCCGCCCGAGCTGATCGCCGATCTCGACCATCTCGAGGTGATCGATCTGGCCGGCAATCGGCTCACCACCATCCAGCAGCTCGACTTTGGCCGGCTGGCGAACCTGCGCGAGCTGTATCTGCGCGCGAACGCGATCGACTCGGTGCAGGACATGGCGTTCCACAACTCGTCCCAGCTGCAGATACTCGACCTGGCCGCCAACCGGCTCGAGCGCCTGTCGGAGCGCTCGTTCGAGGGGACGCTGCGGCTCGATCGGCTCGATCTGAGCGACAACAAGCTGACCGGCCTGCCGGAGCAGGTGCTGGCAAAGAGCCGGGTCCAGCGGCTCGAGCGCGTCTCGCTCGCCGGCAACAAGCTGGCCAGCGTGCCGGTGGCCGCGTTCGGCGACCAGCACGACACGCTGCAAACGCTCGACCTGAGCCGCAACGCGATCCGCGAGGTGCCCCGGGCCAGCCACATGCTCATGATCAACGCCAAGCACGTCGACTTCTCGCACAACCCGCTCACGCCGGAAGCGATCGCCACCGTGCTCGGGCAGCCGAAGACCGTGCGCACGCTCAACCTGGCCGGGACGGGCGTGCGGGAGCTGCCGATGCTGGAGACGCCGTACCTGCGCAGCCTGAACCTGTCGCACAACAACATCTCCGCCGTTAGCGCGAAAGCGTTCGAAAAGGTGACGCTGCTCGAGCGGCTCGACCTGTCGCACAACGCGATCGGCGACGCGGACGGGCTGTGCGACATCTGGCCGAAGCTGGCGCTGCTCGGCTACCTCGACCTGTCCAGCAATCCGATCCGCACGATCACTGCCAGCACGTTCGAGCGGCTGGACGGGCTGACGGAGCTGTACATCCGCGAGCTGCCCGAGCTGACCCGGCTCGAGAAGAACGCGTTCAAACCACTGAAGGACCTGACCATCCTGCAGGCGTACCAGTTCGCCAAGCTCGGGTACATCGACGTGCAGGGCATCGTGCAGGAGCTGCCGGCGCTGGCCGCGGTCGACATCGAGGCGAAGGACGCCAACCTCGAGTCGGACCAGCTGCAGGTCCTGCACCATCCGAAGCTGCACACGCTCGGCCTGCACGGCTACGCCCTGCAGAGCCTGTCGTCCGGTGCGTTTGCCGGTTTGCGCAACAAGTACCTGACGGTGCGGCTGCACAACACCTCGCTGACGGCGCTGCCGCCcgccctgctgctgccgctgccccGCTCCGCTCACATCGACTTTAGCATTGCCGGGTCGAAGGTGGGCACGCTGACGCAGCCGTTCCTGAGCTCGCTGGACGACCGCAAGAACAGCATCCAGATCGATGGGCTGGCGACGAACCCGGTCCGGTGCGACTGCCAGGCGCGCGCCTTCCGCCGGTGGATTCTCGCGACCAAGGTGCAGGACGTGCGGTGCGCCAGCCCGCCGACCGTCGCCGGCAAGCTGCTGACGGAGGTGGGCGACAGCGAGCTGGTGTGTGACGGCCGCAGCAAGGCGACGAGCCCCACCCAACCGGCGGCTTCGAGCACGGGCGGCAGCACGCGAACGACGCCCACGATTAGCTTCTACAACTACACGTCCGAGGTGCAGATGACGAACGCGGCCGCCACGACCGAGCACGACATCATCTGGAGCATGCCGCCGGTGTCCTCCTCCTCGACGACCACGCGCACCAAGGGTTCCAAATCGAAGGTTTCGTCGGCCGCCATGCCGCCGCTGAAGAAGATGCCGTCCGCGAACGACGATACGCTCATCATCGGCATCGTGGgcggggtggtggtgtttaTCTTTCTGCTCATCATCTGCATCTGCATCTGCCGGTTGAAGATGAACAACGACAgctaccaccatcatcatgcgCGCGCCGGCCACCCGATGCCGATGGGCATGCCGGGCACGCTGCAGGTCAACTACACCGGCAAGAAGGGCCAGCCGGCGGCCATGTATCCCACACTGGCGCCACCGTACGCCCAGAGCTACGCCACGCTGCCCTACAAACCGAACGGGTCGCCGACGCAGGCCCGCCCCAGCTACTCGACCATCGGCCGAATACCGTACCAGTATCAGAACCACACGCTCATGTCCAGCCAGGCGGCGctgcaccatcagcagcagcagcagcagcacgcgcaGCAACACGCGCAGCAGCAATCTTCCGGCACGCTCACCCACTCCGCCCACAATCCCTACATCGTGTACCAGGACGATAAGGTTTACCGATGATCGGTGCGGCGATGGAGAGGACGAACGACGTCGCAGTGCCCGGGACGAACGTTCTCTGCTCATCCCGAAACCAACTCTACCAATGAGTTTCAGCAAGcctgcgtgtatgtgtgcatgatGAATGGATGTTAAGATTTGGAATGAAAGCGAACGGAACTTATGCTTATGCATGAgcgagagtgtgtgcgtgtacgagaatgtgtgtaattttaatgattactgcaacggtttttttttttgttcatgtttTGCCCTCACAGGCCTCACTACCGATGGGGCTACTCGTTTAGTGCGTAAGAACCTAGAATTTCTTTCCGTACGTCACCTCTTCCTTAAATGCTATCCTTTTTCCTTACCTATTGTACCTCACTTGCGCTGTACGATTCGGTATTGGTTCAGCAATTTTCATCTTATTTTTAGTTTCAACTTTCTTTGCTGTTCCCATTGCGTTACGAGTCGTTACTCCCTGATACGTATTCCTGTTCTAGGTAACAACCATACAATGCTCAATATAATTTTACTCCATAGTGAACATATTTAATGAACGTTTTCCATCTTCTGGTGCTGCCAATCGCGTAGGGTAAATGGCTGCACTGGCCCGCTACAGACAGTGAGGCGGTAGGAAACAGTAAAGACGGCGGGCTTTGTAAGTAAAACGTAAATCTGCGTAATAAATCCAATAGTACTAATGACAACAGACGGATCCTTTGGTTTGTAATGCGATGAAAGAACATAAATCGTTTGCTACTCAATTTGCACGATCGAGGTAGAGGCTACTAGCAGACTTCGAGATCAGTGATCAAAACACTACCAGATTATTACTTGAAATGGTGCCAATTGCGAACGTTCGATCGACATCGATTCGAGTAGACATTGGGCCATGCCATCGAACTCGCCAGCTCGAAATATGTATTTCTAACGCATTCGAGATGTATTCGAGTCCATTTGCTACCTGGACGTaactttttgtgcaaaaacagTTGATATTAAAGTAATGTTTCGCTTAGTGTTGTTGAAAGAGTTTCACACCTGTTTCTCGTTAATTTCCGTGAAACTACTAACATCAGCCTAATTTGTATCTAatgtcttttattttttgcgtaAGGAATTATTCAATTACGACTGTTCAAGTTATTTGTATGGCATTTGATAGCCAAAATGTTGAACATAGCCAACAAAATATTTGAACGCATTAAATCAGAATTGTTCGAAATAGGTTGTTGTATGACTGTTAAAGCATAGCCAAAGACAGATACTTTAaggaaaatgttcaaaatttaGGAATATATTAATACATCGACCATGAAAccatcttacactcatgtttcataagaaaatgtgttgaaacttttaagtttctatcgatttttatgttttttccattaactaaaaatatgttttttcgtgcagttctgaaatgttcgggtaagactaTATGGGAAGTTAGAAActtgatatgggaaagatggacaccatgaagggtaagctATACCTGTAGAAAACTTTGGAAATTGAAGGAGATTACAGTATTTTATCAGTATTTTATGAAGAGGATTACAGTAttgctttccacgtcctggtaacAACGACGGTTCATTCAGCCGTCAATCTATGAAGTGTAAGCGCCACTTCTAACACCTGGTAGAATATGGAATGTAAAGCATTATCGGAATATAGGGTACTAACAGCGGACGCTGCTTCAGTTTACAGTTCTACAGTCAAGAACATCCCTTGAGGATATCACTCCGAGGAAAGTCCACGACCCCAGCATGTTTCTGGGATTTGTTgttaatcttcttcttttggctcaacaaccttTGTCGATcacaaggcctgcctgtaccacttgtggggttagctgtcagtgacttttggattactcccatagcagaatagtcaatcctacgtatggcggcacggtctagttggggcttgaacccatgacgggcatgttgttaagtcgtataAGTAgatgactgtaccatgagaccggcttgggacttgttaataggtCAAGccatttttatcttttcatcCTATAGAATCTCTCATCAATTCCTGAACGATGTCATACCAATaactcttctttttgtttaataaatttgTCCAGGCCGTGGCAAAATTTTGGGTTTCGTGAAGTGTCTGATCAGCGTCGATCGCTGATCAGCACAACGAATGGctgctattttgaccggtgtttcacttctcgcttatttcaatgctttctTTAGTTGCCGGATGGTTAATATCTTCGAAAAACCTTCatttaaggtatttgatgAAATCTGTTCATCatcagtaaaataaatcaacaattttggtgtccatctttccctaagACTGAGTTTCAGTCTTTTCCtctttggtgtcaggatgcATAAACCACcataaaacgatttttttttttttcattcattctcgattttttgccatttttttttgcttaataaTCACAAAAACTCATTTATGTAATAAATCTTCCGAAAATATGAACAATGCAAATCTCAAGCTCTGTGATCCacagtagtcaaattagatccacaagggacGGCACGAttgtaaatttgttttgtttgtgaattTAACGAATTGTGTATATTTTATGCTCAAAATGTTCTTGTGTGTTATTTTACTTTCAGGTTAAATGCtgcattgttgaattattCGAAAATTACTTTTATCATGATTTTACGAGATGTGCCCATGTTATCCgaggtgtccgtctttacctaccttctcCTATGTTCAATATCATgaacattttgattttcatttaCAGCCCTTACTAAGCTTTCTTTCAAATCTTCTTCAGTAATTCGATGTTCAATAATATGACACGGATAACTTTTTCCGTCAGCAATATGCTGCTCGTATAATTTTGTTCACATTATATTTGTATAGTAAATTGTGCTTTACACGGTTTATAACTTTGTTCGCTCATAGATGGCAAtgcaattgacattttcgctTCCGATCGCGA comes from the Anopheles coluzzii chromosome 2, AcolN3, whole genome shotgun sequence genome and includes:
- the LOC120949297 gene encoding chaoptin — translated: MTPTIDARLLLLLACALASVSCAWRPCTDLDALLKIPCRCNIETAGNNSQYVFVNVNCDRTTLTAPFPSGIPIISFSQRNSGHQALPDLSILNAPVRKLDFSNNALRSIGTKALFGSVAEYLTELRLANNLLGDSLNPIFSTDVLQALQSLKVLDLSGNRIIALEESIFDGNRRLVELYLDQNKIATVPVAAVKELTSLKLLSLRSNRIESLEPDAFNFANKLERLDLRNNRIRSLKSKAFANLASMKEVLLAGNQLSHIDERALAGMDVLQKLDLSDNLLSEFPSEALGSVVSLKVLNISLNNIGKLESNHLAQMKSLQILDISRNTIATILPGTFREQLLLKYLDLSLNSLRTIEDDAFEGLDNLQTLILRDNNILFIPGSALGRLPKLSNLYLDFNRVAALSSSILKSIQPENIRYLSLSRNVIRELPGDSFAAFRKLIYLDISGNSLGVIGEDTFKGLEGTLLEIKLSFNRIASLRKFVLPKLRRLDLSANSIDDLAIDSFHSLHNLLYLNMSGNEHVGQVTRTMIYPLTKLQVIDLSHCGLKMLQADLFHNNTDLRIALLNHNQLRVIEEGTFLNLNNLFDLSLAGNGLEQLRPRSFVNTVNLRTLNLRQNALQELRADMFTTETALEVLDASDNALKSFATNTLKIHPRLRKVLLANNRLEVFPPELIADLDHLEVIDLAGNRLTTIQQLDFGRLANLRELYLRANAIDSVQDMAFHNSSQLQILDLAANRLERLSERSFEGTLRLDRLDLSDNKLTGLPEQVLAKSRVQRLERVSLAGNKLASVPVAAFGDQHDTLQTLDLSRNAIREVPRASHMLMINAKHVDFSHNPLTPEAIATVLGQPKTVRTLNLAGTGVRELPMLETPYLRSLNLSHNNISAVSAKAFEKVTLLERLDLSHNAIGDADGLCDIWPKLALLGYLDLSSNPIRTITASTFERLDGLTELYIRELPELTRLEKNAFKPLKDLTILQAYQFAKLGYIDVQGIVQELPALAAVDIEAKDANLESDQLQVLHHPKLHTLGLHGYALQSLSSGAFAGLRNKYLTVRLHNTSLTALPPALLLPLPRSAHIDFSIAGSKVGTLTQPFLSSLDDRKNSIQIDGLATNPVRCDCQARAFRRWILATKVQDVRCASPPTVAGKLLTEVGDSELVCDGRSKATSPTQPAASSTGGSTRTTPTISFYNYTSEVQMTNAAATTEHDIIWSMPPVSSSSTTTRTKGSKSKVSSAAMPPLKKMPSANDDTLIIGIVGGVVVFIFLLIICICICRLKMNNDSYHHHHARAGHPMPMGMPGTLQVNYTGKKGQPAAMYPTLAPPYAQSYATLPYKPNGSPTQARPSYSTIGRIPYQYQNHTLMSSQAALHHQQQQQQHAQQHAQQQSSGTLTHSAHNPYIVYQDDKVYR